A stretch of the Lactuca sativa cultivar Salinas chromosome 9, Lsat_Salinas_v11, whole genome shotgun sequence genome encodes the following:
- the LOC111912702 gene encoding uncharacterized protein LOC111912702: protein MINDRIANKVKVGKKMKFEGSSRSENNYMFSNSGGGGEAKWCDKYGRKHNGRCPKEVTYFKCGKTGHYADECPTEEEVCFKCSKEGHFEQECPMRDRKPSVLLKHYGRYYEKVTCFKCGKRGNYVDECTFNTRVCYDCNEEGHLKQDCPKTKGVTKPNAPLKNYGRCYEEVTCFKCGKNGHYANVITSSKRFCYGCRDKGHITNDFPMKSEAGRADTPPKPRSIPNEATDNAMKSED, encoded by the coding sequence ATGATCAACGATAGGATCGCCAACAAGGTTAAAGTTGGAAAGAAGAtgaaatttgaggggtcttcaaggtcTGAAAATAACTACATGTTTTCAAATTCTGGTGGGGgaggtgaagcaaaatggtgtgacaagtaCGGAAGGAAACACAACGGGAGATGCCCTAAGGAAGTGACCTActtcaaatgcgggaagactggtcactATGCCGACGAATGCCCAACCGAGGAAGAAGTTTGCTTTAAGTGTAGTAAAGAGGGACACTTCGAGCAAGAATGCCCGATGAGAGATAGAAAGCCAAGTGTACTTCTAAAACACTATGGGAGGTACTACGAAAAagtaacttgtttcaagtgtggaaagcgtGGGAATTACGTCGATGAGTGTACATTCAACACCAGGGTGTGTTACGActgtaatgaggaagggcacctcaagcaagactgcccaaagacGAAAGGAGTTACAAAGCCAAATGCACCATTGAAGAACTATGGGAGATGCTACGaagaggtgacttgtttcaagtgtgggaagaatGGACATTACGCCAATGTCATTACATCCAGCAAGAGGTTCTGTTACGGATGCAGGGACAAGGGGCATATAACAAACGATTTCCCAATGAAAAGTGAAGCAGGAAGAGCGGATACACCTCCAAAGCCAAGAAGCATCCCTAACGAAGCGACTGACAATGCAATGAAAAGTGAGGATTGA